Proteins encoded together in one Leptospira meyeri window:
- a CDS encoding ABC transporter ATP-binding protein, giving the protein MFDTFLRILKTSRTAFDLAYKSSPVLTVLISILTIVNGLFPSLLVWIGKLIIDSILLSQTATNHWINLLQSDAVQLVYLEAILTVLFFGSQKVYNISYTLLRIRLGQEVNERILSKAIHLELTHFEDSETYDKMTQARTEASSKPLSMVTRFFTIAQSSVTIISFFGLLIKLSPLASFILVIAAIPSFIAETKFSNHSFRLFRWKAKETREQIYLETLMAREDNAKEILLFNLGKEFLNRYKNNFQRIYSEDKKLTIYKGIFSFLLGLLSQFAFYGSYVWIVSLALLRKISLGEMTMYLVIFRQGQNTFSNALSAFGGIYEDHLYIENLLEFLDLPILKQYGNHKGNHLKLGIIFDSVSFQYPGSKQPSLSNVSFELKPEEKLAIVGENGSGKTTLIKLLTRLYSPTAGNIYLDGINLEDWDEEALRKRFGVIFQNFVQYQFKVGENIGMGDVQKNQSEAEWIPAAKLGMAHEFVTNLEQGYETRLGKWFKDGRELSGGQWQKVALSRAFMRSSADILILDEPTSAIDAEAEMKVFEHFREHTQGKTVILISHRFSTVRMADQILVLENGKKTEWGSHEELLNNKGKYEKLFRLQQAGYQ; this is encoded by the coding sequence ATGTTTGATACCTTTTTAAGGATTCTGAAAACTTCTCGCACTGCTTTTGATTTGGCCTACAAAAGTTCTCCCGTTTTAACCGTTCTCATTTCCATTCTTACCATAGTAAACGGATTATTCCCTTCATTACTTGTATGGATTGGCAAACTAATCATTGATTCCATCTTACTATCGCAAACAGCAACAAATCATTGGATAAATTTATTACAATCAGATGCGGTTCAGTTGGTTTATTTAGAAGCAATATTAACAGTTTTATTTTTTGGATCACAAAAAGTATATAACATCTCTTATACCTTACTCCGAATTCGATTAGGCCAAGAAGTCAACGAACGAATTCTCTCCAAAGCAATTCATTTGGAGCTAACCCATTTCGAAGATTCAGAAACTTATGATAAAATGACACAAGCAAGGACAGAAGCATCTTCAAAACCTCTTTCAATGGTAACAAGATTTTTTACTATTGCACAATCATCTGTTACTATTATTAGTTTTTTTGGTCTACTTATAAAACTTTCTCCACTCGCATCTTTCATCTTAGTTATTGCAGCAATTCCTTCTTTTATTGCGGAAACAAAATTTTCAAATCATAGTTTTCGTCTATTTCGATGGAAGGCGAAAGAAACTAGAGAACAAATTTACCTAGAAACACTCATGGCAAGAGAAGACAATGCCAAAGAAATTTTACTTTTTAACTTAGGAAAAGAATTCTTAAATCGATACAAAAACAACTTTCAACGAATCTATTCGGAGGACAAAAAATTAACAATCTACAAAGGTATTTTTAGTTTCCTACTTGGATTACTAAGCCAGTTTGCATTTTACGGTTCTTATGTCTGGATTGTAAGTTTGGCTTTATTACGCAAAATTTCCTTAGGTGAGATGACAATGTATCTAGTCATCTTCAGACAAGGACAAAATACTTTTTCCAATGCACTCTCTGCATTTGGAGGAATATATGAAGATCATTTGTATATCGAAAACCTATTGGAATTTTTAGATCTACCAATTTTAAAACAATACGGGAACCACAAAGGAAATCATCTAAAACTTGGAATTATTTTTGATTCTGTTTCATTTCAATACCCGGGTTCCAAACAACCTTCATTATCCAATGTTAGTTTTGAATTAAAACCAGAAGAAAAACTTGCCATCGTTGGGGAAAACGGATCTGGCAAAACAACACTGATCAAACTTCTAACTCGTTTATATTCACCCACAGCAGGAAATATTTACTTAGACGGAATCAATTTGGAAGATTGGGATGAAGAAGCCTTACGAAAAAGATTTGGAGTCATTTTTCAAAATTTTGTTCAGTATCAATTTAAAGTCGGTGAAAACATTGGAATGGGTGATGTGCAAAAAAATCAGTCAGAAGCTGAATGGATCCCAGCTGCAAAATTGGGAATGGCCCATGAATTTGTTACGAACTTAGAACAAGGATATGAAACTAGACTTGGGAAATGGTTTAAAGATGGACGTGAATTATCAGGAGGACAATGGCAAAAAGTGGCTCTTTCCCGAGCTTTTATGCGTTCAAGTGCAGACATCTTAATTTTAGATGAACCGACCTCTGCCATTGATGCAGAAGCTGAAATGAAAGTTTTTGAACATTTTCGAGAACACACTCAAGGAAAAACAGTCATACTAATTTCACATCGTTTTTCCACCGTGCGTATGGCTGATCAGATCTTAGTTTTAGAAAATGGTAAAAAAACAGAATGGGGAAGTCATGAAGAACTTTTGAATAATAAAGGGAAATACGAAAAACTATTTCGATTACAACAAGCTGGATATCAATAG
- a CDS encoding methyl-accepting chemotaxis protein yields MEESYSNLGMRKLKDLIDSFGERSKEIGSVAASIQQVAKQTNLLALNASIEAARAGEHGRGFEIVANEVTKLSFQTSEATKKISDILSRINIENQSANSDVIEMEKQSIVEYAELWTNNIAKELESKFYIMATSLYGLKFLIQSLVHANIGMKREHLLLILQEYLIQNEQQLAYAICCEPNVIDLMDSEYSGKEGHDSQGRFVPYCHRHTGRISIEPLQGYDTPGENEWYTLPRDLGEDVMMEPYDYPIEGKTVKMTSLMTNLYLNSKFAGILGADFSLEQLQSELSPKKLFGFGTTSLITYNGNYASHPEIDFLGTTAKSLSEDAKRAVQRGESFTYIDRSNIARILKPVRIGQSKRPWSILVEFNLLSILKK; encoded by the coding sequence ATGGAAGAAAGTTATTCAAATTTGGGGATGCGAAAACTAAAAGACCTGATCGATTCATTCGGAGAAAGATCTAAAGAAATCGGTTCTGTTGCGGCATCGATCCAACAGGTTGCAAAACAGACAAACTTACTGGCACTAAATGCATCGATCGAAGCCGCACGAGCAGGAGAACACGGACGTGGTTTTGAAATTGTAGCTAACGAAGTGACAAAACTGTCATTCCAAACATCCGAAGCCACTAAAAAAATTTCAGATATTCTATCTCGCATTAATATTGAAAACCAATCTGCTAATTCAGATGTCATTGAGATGGAAAAACAATCCATTGTTGAATATGCTGAACTTTGGACAAACAACATAGCAAAAGAACTTGAATCGAAATTTTATATTATGGCCACTTCACTTTACGGTTTGAAATTTTTAATACAAAGTTTAGTCCACGCGAATATTGGAATGAAACGAGAACATCTACTACTCATTCTACAAGAATACTTAATTCAAAATGAACAACAACTGGCTTATGCGATCTGTTGTGAACCAAATGTAATTGATCTTATGGATTCAGAATATTCTGGTAAAGAAGGTCACGATTCTCAAGGAAGATTTGTTCCCTATTGCCATAGACATACTGGCCGGATTTCAATTGAACCATTACAAGGTTATGATACGCCAGGGGAAAACGAGTGGTATACCCTTCCTCGAGATTTAGGTGAAGATGTTATGATGGAACCTTATGATTATCCAATCGAAGGCAAAACGGTGAAGATGACTAGCCTAATGACCAATCTTTACTTAAATTCCAAATTCGCAGGGATCCTTGGCGCAGACTTTTCACTAGAACAATTACAATCGGAACTATCACCAAAAAAACTTTTTGGGTTTGGTACGACATCTCTCATCACTTATAATGGAAACTATGCCTCTCATCCAGAGATTGATTTTTTAGGGACTACTGCAAAATCACTTAGCGAAGATGCCAAACGAGCAGTCCAGAGAGGTGAAAGTTTTACCTATATCGACAGATCAAATATAGCAAGAATTTTAAAGCCTGTCAGAATTGGACAAAGCAAACGACCTTGGAGCATTCTCGTAGAATTCAATTTACTTTCTATCCTTAAGAAGTAA
- a CDS encoding SDR family oxidoreductase, which yields MDIDSLLQDLKTLLDSPKELVTISEEKRLELMILCGKISRPDRNEVRKRNRTVRVEKKQTLKIQEKQKTALTGIRRARETAVFKAPLQISNSAGWSWDKADELSNPKPCYICKTPFTKLHFFYDSMCPNCAELNYSKRFQTADLSGTVAVITGSRLKIGYQATLLLLRSGARVIATTRFPNDSAIRFSKETDFHLWKDRLQIFGLDLRHTPSVEIFCKFLENHLERLDILINNAAQTVRRPPGFYSHLLDTEKLSLSELPMDAQKLLSFYQHCKQELDSYRSDSEMKDTATALAVSWNHKTPGVGIRSSAALSQIPYSHDNSHELEAVFPEGELDADLQQVDLRKTNSWRLRLGEINTSEMLEVQLVNAVAPFVLCNRLVGIMRKDNTGKKHIINVSAMEGKFHRFKKEDRHPHTNMAKAALNMMTHTSAEDFAKDGIFMNAVDTGWVTDEDPVELAKRKQDLHDFQPPLDIVDGAARVIDPLFDGVNTGKHWIGKFLKDYFPIDW from the coding sequence ATGGACATTGATTCCTTGTTACAGGATTTAAAAACCCTTTTGGATTCCCCAAAGGAACTTGTAACCATCTCCGAAGAAAAACGATTGGAGCTCATGATCCTTTGCGGGAAAATTTCCCGTCCCGATCGTAATGAAGTGCGCAAAAGAAACCGCACTGTTCGAGTAGAAAAAAAACAAACTCTAAAAATCCAAGAAAAACAAAAAACAGCTCTAACAGGAATCAGGCGAGCAAGAGAAACTGCTGTTTTCAAAGCTCCCTTACAAATTTCAAACTCAGCTGGATGGTCTTGGGATAAAGCAGATGAATTATCAAATCCTAAACCGTGTTACATTTGTAAAACTCCATTTACAAAATTACATTTTTTTTATGACTCAATGTGTCCGAACTGTGCAGAACTCAATTACTCCAAGAGGTTTCAAACAGCAGACCTTAGTGGAACAGTAGCAGTCATTACGGGATCTCGTTTAAAAATTGGATATCAAGCCACATTACTTTTGTTACGCTCTGGTGCACGTGTCATTGCTACGACAAGGTTTCCAAATGATTCCGCAATTCGCTTTTCCAAAGAGACTGATTTTCATTTGTGGAAGGATCGTTTACAGATTTTTGGACTTGACTTACGACACACACCGAGTGTAGAAATTTTTTGTAAATTTTTAGAAAACCATTTAGAGCGTTTAGATATCCTCATCAACAATGCAGCACAAACGGTAAGACGACCACCGGGTTTTTATAGCCATCTTCTTGATACAGAAAAACTGAGTCTTTCTGAACTGCCAATGGATGCACAAAAATTACTTAGTTTCTATCAACATTGTAAACAAGAACTAGATTCTTACAGGTCTGATTCAGAAATGAAAGACACTGCCACAGCACTCGCTGTGAGTTGGAATCACAAAACACCAGGTGTTGGAATTCGTTCTTCTGCAGCCTTATCCCAAATTCCCTATTCACATGATAATTCCCATGAACTAGAAGCAGTATTCCCAGAAGGGGAATTGGATGCTGATTTGCAACAAGTTGACCTTCGCAAAACAAATAGTTGGCGACTAAGACTTGGAGAAATCAATACATCTGAAATGTTAGAAGTTCAGTTAGTCAATGCAGTGGCACCATTTGTACTTTGTAATCGACTAGTTGGGATCATGCGTAAAGACAATACGGGGAAAAAACATATCATCAATGTGTCTGCAATGGAAGGAAAATTCCATAGGTTTAAAAAAGAAGACCGCCACCCTCATACCAATATGGCCAAAGCGGCTCTGAATATGATGACTCATACCTCAGCAGAAGATTTTGCAAAAGATGGAATCTTTATGAATGCAGTGGACACAGGATGGGTCACAGATGAAGATCCCGTTGAACTTGCGAAAAGAAAACAAGACCTTCATGATTTCCAACCTCCACTGGATATAGTGGATGGTGCTGCGAGAGTCATTGATCCCCTGTTTGACGGTGTCAATACAGGGAAACACTGGATTGGAAAATTTCTAAAAGATTACTTCCCTATTGATTGGTAG
- a CDS encoding alkyl sulfatase dimerization domain-containing protein → MKNKYLFLCFFLIPLVYCNTTKQKSTANDSEPVHLEEFNAEFEKKIYEVAPGVYSAVGYGIANSILLVGKDGLIIIDTLDELKASKQVLEDFRKISALPIKAIIYTHSHPDHIFGSASFVTDGSPEVYAHESLLPSVQKLASETTPIIGTRSARMFGNYLEKSDLVNVGIGPYQGYNADTKLDFVPPTKTFRDSLDIEVSGIRLRLIHAPGETDDQIYIYHPEKNILFVGDNIYKAFPNLYTIRGTWFRSLKHWYESLDIIRNLKPEHLVPSHGKPISGKSNIYDIVTDYRDAVQFVHDQSLRGINAGYHPDDLVQLIQLPEHLKKSPYLKEIYGKLSWSVRSAFTGNLGWFSGDSAELQPLDRKVYADLIVDLAGGSENLLNYTKSKLQREEYQTVLTLSGYLLRNDPKLTGVIPLRIEALEKLGASESNANAKHYYLTEALELRNQFVAKMKVRPSPALLRRYPIKVILSSFVTNLDPKLSVSTDEKVGFVFLDTKESYTIHVRKGVAEVIPGLLADANSIVELNSQDWKEMLTRLKSPATTLLKFRFKKGNLLSFTQFLKKFSPKEQILTLQIPTNQ, encoded by the coding sequence ATGAAAAATAAATACCTATTCCTCTGTTTTTTTTTAATCCCACTGGTCTATTGTAACACTACAAAACAGAAATCCACAGCAAATGATTCTGAACCTGTCCATTTGGAAGAATTTAATGCCGAGTTTGAAAAAAAAATTTATGAAGTGGCTCCCGGAGTTTATTCCGCCGTTGGTTATGGGATTGCTAACTCCATCTTACTTGTAGGGAAAGATGGCCTCATCATCATTGATACGTTAGACGAATTAAAGGCGTCCAAACAAGTTTTAGAAGATTTTAGAAAAATTTCTGCTTTGCCAATCAAAGCAATCATTTACACTCATAGTCACCCTGATCATATTTTTGGTTCTGCTTCGTTTGTTACCGACGGATCACCGGAAGTATATGCACACGAGAGTTTACTTCCTTCGGTTCAGAAATTAGCAAGTGAAACCACTCCCATCATTGGAACGAGAAGTGCTCGTATGTTCGGAAACTATTTAGAAAAAAGTGATTTGGTCAATGTAGGGATTGGGCCGTACCAAGGTTATAATGCTGATACAAAATTAGATTTTGTCCCTCCAACAAAAACCTTTCGAGACAGCCTTGATATTGAAGTTTCTGGAATACGACTGAGACTCATCCATGCTCCCGGTGAAACAGACGATCAAATTTATATATATCATCCAGAAAAAAATATCTTATTTGTCGGTGATAATATTTATAAAGCATTTCCCAATTTATATACAATTCGTGGGACTTGGTTTCGGAGTTTAAAACATTGGTACGAGTCGTTGGATATCATCCGAAATTTAAAACCGGAACATCTAGTCCCGAGTCATGGAAAACCGATCTCTGGAAAATCAAATATTTATGATATAGTGACTGATTATCGAGATGCCGTACAATTTGTACACGATCAGTCTCTACGAGGAATCAATGCCGGATACCATCCTGACGATTTGGTGCAATTGATCCAACTTCCAGAACATCTAAAAAAATCTCCTTATCTTAAAGAAATTTATGGAAAATTGTCTTGGTCAGTACGTTCGGCATTTACTGGAAATTTAGGTTGGTTTAGCGGAGATTCCGCAGAATTACAACCCTTGGATCGAAAGGTTTATGCTGATTTGATTGTAGATTTGGCTGGTGGAAGTGAGAACTTACTAAACTATACAAAAAGTAAACTTCAAAGGGAAGAATACCAAACAGTATTAACACTTTCTGGTTACCTTCTTCGGAATGATCCAAAATTAACGGGTGTCATTCCTTTGCGGATAGAAGCTTTAGAAAAATTAGGTGCGTCTGAATCAAATGCCAATGCAAAACATTATTATCTAACGGAAGCTTTAGAATTACGAAATCAGTTTGTTGCCAAAATGAAAGTAAGGCCGAGTCCGGCCTTATTAAGACGTTATCCTATAAAAGTGATTTTAAGTAGTTTTGTTACGAATTTGGATCCAAAATTAAGTGTAAGTACAGACGAAAAAGTCGGATTTGTTTTTCTTGATACGAAAGAATCATACACCATCCACGTAAGAAAAGGAGTAGCAGAAGTGATTCCTGGTTTACTCGCAGATGCGAATTCGATTGTAGAACTAAATTCACAAGATTGGAAAGAAATGTTGACTCGGTTGAAGTCACCAGCAACCACACTTCTTAAGTTTCGATTTAAAAAAGGGAACCTGTTATCTTTTACTCAGTTTCTAAAGAAGTTTTCACCGAAGGAACAAATCCTGACGTTACAGATTCCTACCAATCAATAG
- a CDS encoding MBL fold metallo-hydrolase has protein sequence MKLNQTKALYCKILFLSLCSLTLSCSWDRFVLSRVNESTAVKAKVAKELFDKDKITIVLTGTGSPLPSESIQNSTAIFVNGQFLLFDAGDGVAMAMEKLNLPVSEISAVFITHFHSDHFADLGEVIDRSWLLGRQKPLTVHGPKGITDLVNGFLKSYQSEYYYRTKHHGEAVMPSQWKGAKTNEFAPKSDGSSKIVYEKDGVVVHAFFVNHVPVEPAVGYKIEYKGKSIVISGDTADSEFLKKQSFGVDYLISEVMNKSMIAKVEKAYESIDHDRFRKIMKDIQLYHIDATELGNLAEEAKVKTLVLTHMIPFVKGYIQTKAIYKDPIKKVYHGDLIIAHDGKRIEIPLP, from the coding sequence ATGAAGTTAAACCAAACTAAAGCACTCTATTGCAAGATTCTATTCTTGTCTCTATGTTCACTCACACTTTCTTGTTCTTGGGATCGTTTTGTCCTCAGTCGTGTCAACGAAAGTACAGCGGTAAAGGCCAAAGTAGCAAAAGAACTTTTTGACAAGGATAAAATTACCATTGTCCTTACAGGTACGGGTTCTCCGCTTCCTTCGGAAAGCATTCAAAATTCTACAGCCATCTTTGTGAATGGTCAGTTTTTGTTATTTGATGCGGGAGATGGTGTTGCCATGGCGATGGAAAAGTTAAACCTACCTGTATCTGAAATCAGTGCTGTTTTTATTACGCATTTCCATTCGGATCATTTTGCTGACTTAGGAGAAGTGATTGATCGCAGTTGGTTACTGGGAAGGCAAAAACCACTGACAGTGCATGGGCCCAAAGGAATTACGGATCTTGTAAATGGATTTTTAAAGAGTTATCAATCGGAATACTATTACCGCACAAAACATCACGGAGAGGCGGTTATGCCATCGCAGTGGAAAGGTGCCAAAACAAATGAGTTTGCTCCTAAATCAGATGGATCTTCTAAAATCGTTTATGAAAAAGATGGAGTTGTGGTTCATGCTTTTTTTGTAAACCATGTGCCAGTGGAACCTGCTGTTGGTTACAAGATTGAGTATAAGGGTAAGTCAATTGTGATTTCTGGTGATACGGCAGACTCGGAATTTTTAAAGAAACAATCCTTTGGTGTGGATTATTTGATTTCGGAAGTGATGAACAAATCAATGATTGCAAAAGTTGAAAAAGCTTATGAATCGATAGATCATGATCGATTTAGAAAAATTATGAAAGATATTCAGTTGTATCATATTGATGCTACAGAGCTCGGAAATTTGGCGGAAGAAGCAAAAGTAAAAACTTTGGTATTAACTCATATGATTCCCTTTGTAAAAGGATATATCCAAACCAAAGCAATTTATAAAGATCCAATAAAGAAAGTGTATCATGGAGATTTGATCATTGCGCACGATGGCAAAAGAATTGAAATTCCTTTACCATGA
- a CDS encoding formylglycine-generating enzyme family protein, with product MGELILSPNMKLSISILFCLLWQCSLIQNHFGTKSFCHYTKSNENPSLSGMVLVPSGNFEKGSNVYPEESPIYNTTVSEFWMDETEVTNDEFAKFVWETGYQTEAETNLKPNSEEVNLEHYQPGAVVFQKPSNQGKINSHLEWWSYVPGTNWRHPDGPYSSIEGKGSYPVVAVSYQDANSYAKWKGRTLPTEVEWEWAAANGSREEANTWQGEFPFLDEGKDGFTGIAPVGCFAKNKFGLYDMIGNVWEYTADPWPVDQTLDKSKYHIIKGGSYLCSPNYCKRYRAQAKQPQEDRLASNHIGFRTIIRTHFNAFKKNERKNYEVKPN from the coding sequence TTGGGTGAATTGATTTTATCACCTAACATGAAATTGTCGATATCAATTTTATTTTGTTTACTTTGGCAGTGTTCACTCATTCAAAATCATTTTGGAACCAAGAGTTTTTGTCATTATACGAAATCAAATGAGAATCCTAGTCTCTCTGGAATGGTCCTTGTTCCTTCTGGAAACTTTGAAAAAGGATCCAATGTTTATCCTGAAGAGTCACCAATTTATAACACCACAGTATCGGAATTTTGGATGGATGAAACAGAAGTTACCAATGATGAGTTTGCAAAATTTGTTTGGGAGACAGGTTATCAAACAGAAGCTGAGACTAATTTGAAACCAAACTCGGAAGAGGTGAACCTTGAACATTATCAACCAGGTGCTGTTGTCTTTCAGAAACCTTCAAACCAAGGTAAAATCAATTCTCATTTAGAATGGTGGAGTTATGTTCCTGGAACCAATTGGCGTCATCCCGATGGACCATATTCTTCCATCGAAGGAAAAGGATCCTATCCAGTCGTTGCAGTGAGTTATCAGGATGCAAATTCATACGCAAAATGGAAAGGGCGCACATTACCAACAGAGGTGGAATGGGAATGGGCAGCCGCAAATGGAAGTAGGGAAGAAGCCAATACATGGCAGGGTGAATTTCCTTTCTTAGATGAAGGGAAAGATGGGTTTACGGGGATTGCACCTGTTGGTTGTTTTGCGAAAAATAAATTTGGTCTCTATGATATGATCGGAAATGTTTGGGAATACACTGCCGATCCATGGCCAGTGGATCAAACTTTAGACAAATCAAAATACCATATCATCAAAGGTGGTTCTTATCTTTGTTCGCCAAACTATTGCAAACGATATAGGGCTCAAGCAAAACAACCACAAGAGGACAGGTTGGCGAGTAACCATATAGGCTTTCGAACAATCATTCGCACTCATTTCAATGCATTCAAAAAAAACGAAAGGAAAAATTATGAAGTTAAACCAAACTAA
- a CDS encoding sulfatase-like hydrolase/transferase — MKLFKILISSFFVLFIILGILYYNRLLLLRYSLGWITDIRHPREPNHPVPWLAGPEIPNGTLKRRPPNVIVIMADDLGFNDVTTYGGGYADLGVPTPNIDSIAKDGVRFDSGYSGSAVCTVSRAALMTGRYPSRFGVEFTPTPGALARVGADLYADPNRLYPVVIDKEKAEKSKSFNELGMPGSEITIAEVLKERGYHSVHIGKWHLGSTEEMRPNKQGFDESLFMESGLYLPVDDPNVYNAKQDFDPIDRFLWPNMRFGVSYNGGKWFEPSRYLTDYFTDEAVKVIKTNKHRPFFLFLAHWAVHTPLQASKEDYDALSHIKDHRKRVYLSMIRSLDRSVGKILASLKEEGLDENTIVIFTSDNGAPNYIGLPDVNSPYRGWKLTLFQGGIRVPYVAKWPGHIKPGTKYQNAITNIDILPTVANAAGIKLPLDREIDGVNLLPYLKGQAIQKPRPLFWSDGYYQTVQADGWKLIRTERPKKKWLFHLDADPLEKKNVVSLFPDQLVKLEGLLDHYNKQMPKPLWPSFIEFPVSIDKTLDQKQEVDDEYTYWVN, encoded by the coding sequence ATGAAACTTTTTAAAATTCTAATTTCTAGCTTTTTTGTTCTTTTTATCATTCTTGGTATACTTTATTATAATCGTTTGCTTTTACTTCGTTATTCACTTGGTTGGATCACAGACATTCGCCATCCTAGAGAGCCGAACCATCCAGTGCCATGGCTTGCGGGGCCAGAGATTCCTAACGGAACACTAAAAAGGCGCCCACCAAATGTCATCGTGATTATGGCAGATGATTTAGGTTTTAATGATGTCACTACGTATGGTGGTGGTTATGCGGATCTTGGTGTACCTACACCTAATATTGATTCCATTGCGAAAGACGGAGTAAGATTTGATTCTGGGTATTCAGGCAGTGCAGTTTGTACGGTTTCTCGTGCTGCTCTTATGACAGGTAGGTATCCCTCTCGTTTTGGAGTCGAATTTACACCGACACCAGGTGCTCTAGCAAGAGTGGGCGCTGATTTGTATGCGGATCCAAATCGTTTGTATCCTGTTGTGATTGATAAAGAAAAGGCTGAAAAGTCCAAAAGTTTTAATGAGTTAGGGATGCCTGGTTCGGAAATTACCATTGCCGAAGTTTTGAAAGAACGAGGTTACCATTCTGTTCATATTGGGAAATGGCATTTGGGAAGTACAGAAGAGATGCGACCCAACAAACAGGGATTTGATGAATCACTATTTATGGAGAGTGGTTTGTATCTTCCTGTTGATGATCCCAATGTTTACAATGCGAAACAAGACTTTGATCCTATTGATCGGTTTTTATGGCCTAATATGCGGTTTGGTGTGAGTTATAATGGTGGTAAGTGGTTTGAACCCAGTCGGTATTTGACCGATTATTTTACGGATGAAGCCGTTAAGGTAATCAAAACAAACAAACATAGGCCTTTCTTTTTATTTTTAGCGCACTGGGCCGTGCACACTCCCTTACAAGCAAGTAAAGAAGATTATGATGCTCTTTCGCATATCAAAGATCATCGGAAACGAGTGTATTTGAGTATGATTCGTTCCCTTGACCGCAGTGTTGGAAAAATATTGGCTTCCCTAAAGGAAGAAGGTTTGGATGAAAACACGATTGTGATTTTTACAAGTGATAATGGAGCTCCTAATTATATTGGACTCCCTGATGTGAATTCGCCGTATCGTGGTTGGAAACTGACTCTCTTTCAAGGTGGGATTCGTGTTCCTTATGTGGCGAAGTGGCCAGGCCATATCAAACCCGGAACAAAATACCAAAATGCAATTACAAATATTGATATTTTGCCTACTGTCGCAAATGCAGCTGGCATTAAACTACCGTTAGATAGAGAGATTGATGGTGTGAATCTTCTACCTTATTTAAAAGGCCAGGCAATCCAAAAACCAAGACCACTTTTTTGGAGTGATGGTTACTACCAAACGGTTCAAGCAGATGGCTGGAAATTGATTCGGACAGAACGTCCGAAAAAGAAATGGTTATTTCATTTGGATGCAGATCCTTTGGAAAAGAAAAATGTTGTTTCTCTATTTCCTGATCAGTTGGTGAAGTTAGAAGGTTTATTAGATCATTATAACAAACAAATGCCGAAACCACTTTGGCCATCGTTCATTGAATTTCCTGTTTCGATTGATAAAACTTTGGATCAAAAACAGGAAGTCGATGATGAATATACCTATTGGGTGAATTGA